The Sagittula sp. P11 genome window below encodes:
- a CDS encoding cytochrome c-type biogenesis protein CcmH: protein MGLLAMVFALVASVAIAVQPDEVLDDPALEARAREISAGLRCLVCQNESIDDSNASLARDLRLLVRERLVAGDTDAEAVDFIVDRYGEFVLLKPTTGGWNWLLWAAGPLMFLIAMGMGVAYIRRRSQAPETVQDGLSDDERRRLEELLDN, encoded by the coding sequence CTGGGTTTGCTGGCCATGGTCTTCGCCCTTGTCGCCAGCGTGGCGATTGCGGTGCAACCGGACGAGGTTCTGGACGATCCGGCACTTGAGGCCCGCGCCCGTGAGATTTCCGCCGGCCTGCGCTGCCTCGTCTGCCAGAACGAAAGCATCGACGACAGCAACGCGTCGCTCGCGCGGGACCTGCGGCTGCTGGTGCGGGAACGGCTTGTGGCGGGCGATACCGATGCCGAAGCCGTGGACTTCATCGTCGACCGCTACGGCGAGTTCGTGCTGCTGAAGCCCACGACGGGCGGGTGGAACTGGCTTCTCTGGGCCGCCGGACCGCTGATGTTCCTGATCGCCATGGGGATGGGCGTGGCCTATATCCGGCGTCGGTCGCAGGCCCCCGAAACCGTTCAGGACGGGCTGTCTGACGACGAGCGGCGGCGGCTGGAAGAACTGCTGGACAACTGA